The Pseudopipra pipra isolate bDixPip1 chromosome 6, bDixPip1.hap1, whole genome shotgun sequence genome includes a region encoding these proteins:
- the WT1 gene encoding Wilms tumor protein isoform X3, with protein sequence MTSQLECMTWNQMNLGSTLKGHTAGYENENHSAPMLYSCGAQYRIHTHGVFRGIQDVRRVPGVAPTIVRSASETNEKRPFMCAYPGCNKRYFKLSHLQMHSRKHTGEKPYQCDFKDCERRFSRSDQLKRHQRRHTGVKPFQCKTCQRKFSRSDHLKTHTRTHTGKTSEKPFSCRWPSCQKKFARSDELVRHHNMHQRNMTKLQLAL encoded by the exons CCATACAGCAGGATATGAAAATGAGAACCACAGTGCTCCCATGTTATACAGCTGTGGGGCCCAATACAGAATACACACCCATGGAGTTTTCAGAGGCATACAA GATGTCCGGCGGGTGCCAGGAGTCGCTCCAACCATTGTCCGATCGGCGAGTGAGACGAATGAGAAGCGTCCCTTCATGTGTGCCTACCCGGGCTGTAACAAGAGATACTTCAAGTTGTCCCACTTGCAGATGCACAGCAGAAAGCACACTG GTGAAAAACCTTATCAGTGTGATTTTAAGGACTGTGAACGAAGATTTTCTCGTTCAGACCAACTCAAACGCCACCAAAGACGACACACAG GCGTGAAGCCCTTCCAGTGTAAAACCTGTCAGAGAAAGTTCTCCAGATCTGATCATCTGAAGACTCATACCAGGACTCATACAGGTAAAACAA GTGAAAAGCCTTTCAGTTGCCGGTGGCCCAGCTGTCAAAAAAAATTTGCCAGGTCTGATGAATTAGTTCGTCATCACAACATGCACCAGAGGAACATGACTAAGCTGCAGTTGGCCCTTTAG